From the Conger conger chromosome 14, fConCon1.1, whole genome shotgun sequence genome, one window contains:
- the LOC133110311 gene encoding equilibrative nucleobase transporter 1-like isoform X1, whose translation MLWLLRGVRLRYWLTLATGLVECLFFTGVIYGWASVVFILKDSGYFSDQCVDATGPNGTQYMDCSKQDELFSLVFTIAAFLQSGLSLLNGFFFDHFGTMASRLLAIILYTTGTLLIAFSHPEISNILFPGLAFIAVGSDMLLLTNMQVGNLFDTHRSTVITLYSGANSSSPISFLIIKVASERGISLHHAFFFLSACSIIHLMRTFILMPKMHIPYPLPEGYTYGTDQSCGQTKCNTCCFPRQTRDNTEPVQGVEGIENATSEQGNPQQTPQTDSFKQCVLSWFFLWHLVWVSVTALQINLFISTLNPMLTQLAHGDTAQVSHYTNAFAYTQLCGILCSIWNGLIIDRYKGTQRAEGETEEESNLRSVVLSLFLTALQCLLFSICATIPVLPLQYLTFVLQVVNRAFLFGGNAAFISIAFPVCHFGKLKGVVNATVTVLMLLLFPCITLVNEVLDGDSLYINIALCILCLAAFIHPACSYIRWRRLANQRRRSARHLPIMRRPSLETMKTNPRMSQAPLRHPQKGHSQYPLSFPQPTGS comes from the exons aTGCTGTGGCTTCTACGTGGAGTGAGGCTGCGCTACTGGCTCACCTTGGCCACAGGACTGGTGGAGTGCCTGTTTTTCACTGGGGTCATTTATGGGTGGGCCTCCGTGGTGTTTATCCTGAAAGACAGTGGATACTTCAGTGACCAGTGTGTGGATGCCACAGGACCCAATGGCACACAGTACATgg ACTGTAGCAAACAGGACGAGCTCTTCTCCCTGGTTTTCACTATTGCCGCCTTCTTACAGAGTGGCCTCAGTCTTCTCAATGGATTCTTCTTTGACCACTTCGGTACCATGGCATCCAGACTGCTGGCAAT aaTACTGTACACCACTGGCACCTTGCTGATTGCTTTTTCACATCCAG AGATATCCAATATACTGTTTCCGGGTCTGGCCTTCATCGCAGTTGGAAGTGACATGCTATTGCTCACAAACATGCAG GTGGGGAACCTCTTTGACACCCATCGTTCCACCGTCATCACCTTGTATTCTGGAGCCAACAGCTCCTCTCCCATAAGCTTCCTCATAATCAAG GTGGCATCTGAAAGAGGGATCTCTCTGCACCatgcttttttcttcttgtcgGCATGCAGCATAATCCACCTCATGAGAACCTTCATCCTCATGCCAAAGATGCACATCCCCTACCCCCTCCCTGAGGGCTACACTTATGG GACAGACCAAAGCTGTGGACAGACCAAATGCAACACCTGTTGTTTCCCAAGACAAACAAGAGACAACACAGAGCCTGTGCAGGGAGTGGAAGGGATAGAGAACGCAACATCTGAACAAGGAAACCCCCAGCAGACCCCACAGACAG ACAGTTTTAAGCAGTGTGTGCTCAGCTGGTTTTTTCTGTGGCACCTGGTGTGGGTGTCTGTCACGGCTCTGCAAATCAACCTGTTCATTAGCACCCTGAACCCCATGCTGACCCAGCTGGCTCACGGAGACACAGCCCAAG tgagccaCTACACCAACGCCTTCGCCTACACACAGTTATGTGGGATACTGTGCTCCATCTGGAATGGCCTGATCATTGACAGATACAAGGGCACGCAACGGGCTGAAG gagagacggaggaggagagtaACCTGcgctctgtggtgctctctctcttcctcactgccCTGCAGTGCCTCTTATTCTCCATCTGCGCCACCATACCTGTGCTCCCGCTGCAGTACCTGACTTTCGTCCTGCAAGTGGTCAACCGTGCCTTCTTGTTTGGAGGGAATGCAGCCTTCATCAGCATTGC TTTTCCAGTCTGCCACTTTGGTAAGCTGAAAGGTGTGGTTAATGCTACAGTGACTGTGTTGATGCTCCTGCTATTCCCCTGCATCACCCTGGTGAATGAGGTGTTGGATGGAGACTCCTTATAC ATAAACATAGCCCTGTGCATCCTGTGCCTGGCCGCATTCATTCACCCGGCCTGTAGCTATATCCGCTGGCGCAGattggccaatcagagaagACGCTCAGCCAGGCACCTCCCAATTATGAGAAGGCCTTCTCTGGAGACAATGAAGACCAACCCCAGGATGTCCCAGGCTCCTCTTAGACATCCCCAAAAGGGACACTCACAATATCCCCTCTCCTTTCCCCAACCCACTGGTTCATGA
- the LOC133110311 gene encoding equilibrative nucleobase transporter 1-like isoform X3 — MLWLLRGVRLRYWLTLATGLVECLFFTGVIYGWASVVFILKDSGYFSDQCVDATGPNGTQYMDCSKQDELFSLVFTIAAFLQSGLSLLNGFFFDHFGTMASRLLAIILYTTGTLLIAFSHPEISNILFPGLAFIAVGSDMLLLTNMQVGNLFDTHRSTVITLYSGANSSSPISFLIIKVASERGISLHHAFFFLSACSIIHLMRTFILMPKMHIPYPLPEGYTYGTDQSCGQTKCNTCCFPRQTRDNTEPVQGVEGIENATSEQGNPQQTPQTVSHYTNAFAYTQLCGILCSIWNGLIIDRYKGTQRAEGETEEESNLRSVVLSLFLTALQCLLFSICATIPVLPLQYLTFVLQVVNRAFLFGGNAAFISIAFPVCHFGKLKGVVNATVTVLMLLLFPCITLVNEVLDGDSLYINIALCILCLAAFIHPACSYIRWRRLANQRRRSARHLPIMRRPSLETMKTNPRMSQAPLRHPQKGHSQYPLSFPQPTGS; from the exons aTGCTGTGGCTTCTACGTGGAGTGAGGCTGCGCTACTGGCTCACCTTGGCCACAGGACTGGTGGAGTGCCTGTTTTTCACTGGGGTCATTTATGGGTGGGCCTCCGTGGTGTTTATCCTGAAAGACAGTGGATACTTCAGTGACCAGTGTGTGGATGCCACAGGACCCAATGGCACACAGTACATgg ACTGTAGCAAACAGGACGAGCTCTTCTCCCTGGTTTTCACTATTGCCGCCTTCTTACAGAGTGGCCTCAGTCTTCTCAATGGATTCTTCTTTGACCACTTCGGTACCATGGCATCCAGACTGCTGGCAAT aaTACTGTACACCACTGGCACCTTGCTGATTGCTTTTTCACATCCAG AGATATCCAATATACTGTTTCCGGGTCTGGCCTTCATCGCAGTTGGAAGTGACATGCTATTGCTCACAAACATGCAG GTGGGGAACCTCTTTGACACCCATCGTTCCACCGTCATCACCTTGTATTCTGGAGCCAACAGCTCCTCTCCCATAAGCTTCCTCATAATCAAG GTGGCATCTGAAAGAGGGATCTCTCTGCACCatgcttttttcttcttgtcgGCATGCAGCATAATCCACCTCATGAGAACCTTCATCCTCATGCCAAAGATGCACATCCCCTACCCCCTCCCTGAGGGCTACACTTATGG GACAGACCAAAGCTGTGGACAGACCAAATGCAACACCTGTTGTTTCCCAAGACAAACAAGAGACAACACAGAGCCTGTGCAGGGAGTGGAAGGGATAGAGAACGCAACATCTGAACAAGGAAACCCCCAGCAGACCCCACAGACAG tgagccaCTACACCAACGCCTTCGCCTACACACAGTTATGTGGGATACTGTGCTCCATCTGGAATGGCCTGATCATTGACAGATACAAGGGCACGCAACGGGCTGAAG gagagacggaggaggagagtaACCTGcgctctgtggtgctctctctcttcctcactgccCTGCAGTGCCTCTTATTCTCCATCTGCGCCACCATACCTGTGCTCCCGCTGCAGTACCTGACTTTCGTCCTGCAAGTGGTCAACCGTGCCTTCTTGTTTGGAGGGAATGCAGCCTTCATCAGCATTGC TTTTCCAGTCTGCCACTTTGGTAAGCTGAAAGGTGTGGTTAATGCTACAGTGACTGTGTTGATGCTCCTGCTATTCCCCTGCATCACCCTGGTGAATGAGGTGTTGGATGGAGACTCCTTATAC ATAAACATAGCCCTGTGCATCCTGTGCCTGGCCGCATTCATTCACCCGGCCTGTAGCTATATCCGCTGGCGCAGattggccaatcagagaagACGCTCAGCCAGGCACCTCCCAATTATGAGAAGGCCTTCTCTGGAGACAATGAAGACCAACCCCAGGATGTCCCAGGCTCCTCTTAGACATCCCCAAAAGGGACACTCACAATATCCCCTCTCCTTTCCCCAACCCACTGGTTCATGA
- the LOC133110311 gene encoding equilibrative nucleobase transporter 1-like isoform X2 — MLWLLRGVRLRYWLTLATGLVECLFFTGVIYGWASVVFILKDSGYFSDQCVDATGPNGTQYMDCSKQDELFSLVFTIAAFLQSGLSLLNGFFFDHFGTMASRLLAIILYTTGTLLIAFSHPEISNILFPGLAFIAVGSDMLLLTNMQVASERGISLHHAFFFLSACSIIHLMRTFILMPKMHIPYPLPEGYTYGTDQSCGQTKCNTCCFPRQTRDNTEPVQGVEGIENATSEQGNPQQTPQTDSFKQCVLSWFFLWHLVWVSVTALQINLFISTLNPMLTQLAHGDTAQVSHYTNAFAYTQLCGILCSIWNGLIIDRYKGTQRAEGETEEESNLRSVVLSLFLTALQCLLFSICATIPVLPLQYLTFVLQVVNRAFLFGGNAAFISIAFPVCHFGKLKGVVNATVTVLMLLLFPCITLVNEVLDGDSLYINIALCILCLAAFIHPACSYIRWRRLANQRRRSARHLPIMRRPSLETMKTNPRMSQAPLRHPQKGHSQYPLSFPQPTGS; from the exons aTGCTGTGGCTTCTACGTGGAGTGAGGCTGCGCTACTGGCTCACCTTGGCCACAGGACTGGTGGAGTGCCTGTTTTTCACTGGGGTCATTTATGGGTGGGCCTCCGTGGTGTTTATCCTGAAAGACAGTGGATACTTCAGTGACCAGTGTGTGGATGCCACAGGACCCAATGGCACACAGTACATgg ACTGTAGCAAACAGGACGAGCTCTTCTCCCTGGTTTTCACTATTGCCGCCTTCTTACAGAGTGGCCTCAGTCTTCTCAATGGATTCTTCTTTGACCACTTCGGTACCATGGCATCCAGACTGCTGGCAAT aaTACTGTACACCACTGGCACCTTGCTGATTGCTTTTTCACATCCAG AGATATCCAATATACTGTTTCCGGGTCTGGCCTTCATCGCAGTTGGAAGTGACATGCTATTGCTCACAAACATGCAG GTGGCATCTGAAAGAGGGATCTCTCTGCACCatgcttttttcttcttgtcgGCATGCAGCATAATCCACCTCATGAGAACCTTCATCCTCATGCCAAAGATGCACATCCCCTACCCCCTCCCTGAGGGCTACACTTATGG GACAGACCAAAGCTGTGGACAGACCAAATGCAACACCTGTTGTTTCCCAAGACAAACAAGAGACAACACAGAGCCTGTGCAGGGAGTGGAAGGGATAGAGAACGCAACATCTGAACAAGGAAACCCCCAGCAGACCCCACAGACAG ACAGTTTTAAGCAGTGTGTGCTCAGCTGGTTTTTTCTGTGGCACCTGGTGTGGGTGTCTGTCACGGCTCTGCAAATCAACCTGTTCATTAGCACCCTGAACCCCATGCTGACCCAGCTGGCTCACGGAGACACAGCCCAAG tgagccaCTACACCAACGCCTTCGCCTACACACAGTTATGTGGGATACTGTGCTCCATCTGGAATGGCCTGATCATTGACAGATACAAGGGCACGCAACGGGCTGAAG gagagacggaggaggagagtaACCTGcgctctgtggtgctctctctcttcctcactgccCTGCAGTGCCTCTTATTCTCCATCTGCGCCACCATACCTGTGCTCCCGCTGCAGTACCTGACTTTCGTCCTGCAAGTGGTCAACCGTGCCTTCTTGTTTGGAGGGAATGCAGCCTTCATCAGCATTGC TTTTCCAGTCTGCCACTTTGGTAAGCTGAAAGGTGTGGTTAATGCTACAGTGACTGTGTTGATGCTCCTGCTATTCCCCTGCATCACCCTGGTGAATGAGGTGTTGGATGGAGACTCCTTATAC ATAAACATAGCCCTGTGCATCCTGTGCCTGGCCGCATTCATTCACCCGGCCTGTAGCTATATCCGCTGGCGCAGattggccaatcagagaagACGCTCAGCCAGGCACCTCCCAATTATGAGAAGGCCTTCTCTGGAGACAATGAAGACCAACCCCAGGATGTCCCAGGCTCCTCTTAGACATCCCCAAAAGGGACACTCACAATATCCCCTCTCCTTTCCCCAACCCACTGGTTCATGA
- the LOC133110311 gene encoding equilibrative nucleobase transporter 1-like isoform X4, whose amino-acid sequence MPQDPMAHSTWSGLSLLNGFFFDHFGTMASRLLAIILYTTGTLLIAFSHPEISNILFPGLAFIAVGSDMLLLTNMQVGNLFDTHRSTVITLYSGANSSSPISFLIIKVASERGISLHHAFFFLSACSIIHLMRTFILMPKMHIPYPLPEGYTYGTDQSCGQTKCNTCCFPRQTRDNTEPVQGVEGIENATSEQGNPQQTPQTDSFKQCVLSWFFLWHLVWVSVTALQINLFISTLNPMLTQLAHGDTAQVSHYTNAFAYTQLCGILCSIWNGLIIDRYKGTQRAEGETEEESNLRSVVLSLFLTALQCLLFSICATIPVLPLQYLTFVLQVVNRAFLFGGNAAFISIAFPVCHFGKLKGVVNATVTVLMLLLFPCITLVNEVLDGDSLYINIALCILCLAAFIHPACSYIRWRRLANQRRRSARHLPIMRRPSLETMKTNPRMSQAPLRHPQKGHSQYPLSFPQPTGS is encoded by the exons ATGCCACAGGACCCAATGGCACACAGTACATgg AGTGGCCTCAGTCTTCTCAATGGATTCTTCTTTGACCACTTCGGTACCATGGCATCCAGACTGCTGGCAAT aaTACTGTACACCACTGGCACCTTGCTGATTGCTTTTTCACATCCAG AGATATCCAATATACTGTTTCCGGGTCTGGCCTTCATCGCAGTTGGAAGTGACATGCTATTGCTCACAAACATGCAG GTGGGGAACCTCTTTGACACCCATCGTTCCACCGTCATCACCTTGTATTCTGGAGCCAACAGCTCCTCTCCCATAAGCTTCCTCATAATCAAG GTGGCATCTGAAAGAGGGATCTCTCTGCACCatgcttttttcttcttgtcgGCATGCAGCATAATCCACCTCATGAGAACCTTCATCCTCATGCCAAAGATGCACATCCCCTACCCCCTCCCTGAGGGCTACACTTATGG GACAGACCAAAGCTGTGGACAGACCAAATGCAACACCTGTTGTTTCCCAAGACAAACAAGAGACAACACAGAGCCTGTGCAGGGAGTGGAAGGGATAGAGAACGCAACATCTGAACAAGGAAACCCCCAGCAGACCCCACAGACAG ACAGTTTTAAGCAGTGTGTGCTCAGCTGGTTTTTTCTGTGGCACCTGGTGTGGGTGTCTGTCACGGCTCTGCAAATCAACCTGTTCATTAGCACCCTGAACCCCATGCTGACCCAGCTGGCTCACGGAGACACAGCCCAAG tgagccaCTACACCAACGCCTTCGCCTACACACAGTTATGTGGGATACTGTGCTCCATCTGGAATGGCCTGATCATTGACAGATACAAGGGCACGCAACGGGCTGAAG gagagacggaggaggagagtaACCTGcgctctgtggtgctctctctcttcctcactgccCTGCAGTGCCTCTTATTCTCCATCTGCGCCACCATACCTGTGCTCCCGCTGCAGTACCTGACTTTCGTCCTGCAAGTGGTCAACCGTGCCTTCTTGTTTGGAGGGAATGCAGCCTTCATCAGCATTGC TTTTCCAGTCTGCCACTTTGGTAAGCTGAAAGGTGTGGTTAATGCTACAGTGACTGTGTTGATGCTCCTGCTATTCCCCTGCATCACCCTGGTGAATGAGGTGTTGGATGGAGACTCCTTATAC ATAAACATAGCCCTGTGCATCCTGTGCCTGGCCGCATTCATTCACCCGGCCTGTAGCTATATCCGCTGGCGCAGattggccaatcagagaagACGCTCAGCCAGGCACCTCCCAATTATGAGAAGGCCTTCTCTGGAGACAATGAAGACCAACCCCAGGATGTCCCAGGCTCCTCTTAGACATCCCCAAAAGGGACACTCACAATATCCCCTCTCCTTTCCCCAACCCACTGGTTCATGA